The sequence TAGCCGTGGCCCCACTCGAACAGCCGGCCGCGATGGCTGCGGTAGCCGGGCACGAAGTGGAATTGCACGTCGGCCAGGCCGTCCGCCAGCGAGGTGCGGGCGAAGCCGCCGGCCTCGACGTAGTTGGTGGTCAGCCAACCCTTCCTGCGCAGCAGGTACTTGAACGGCGAGAGCAGCACCTGGCCCAGCGAACCGAGGGAGAAGCCCAGGCTCAGCGGGCTCGGCGAGCGCACCGTGACCAGGCCGTCGAGGTGGTCCTGGAGGTTCTTGCCGACGCCCGGCAGGTGGTGCCGCGCCTCGATGCCGGCGGCCTGCAGCTCGTCGCGCGGGCCGATACCGGAGGCCAGGAGAATCTGCGGCGAACCCAGCGAGCCGGCGCTCAGCAGCACTTCGCGGCTGGCCAGCAGGCGTTCGCCGCTGCGCAGCTCAAGGCCGGTGACGCGCGCGCCGTCGAGCAGCAGGCGATGCACCTGGCAGTCGGTCAGCACGGTGAGATTCGGGCGCTGCAGCGGTGCGACGAAGGCGCGATAGCTGCTCAGCCGCTTCGCGTCTTTCTGAGTCACGTTGTAGATGCCGGCGCCTTCGAGCTCGCGGCCGTTGAAGTCGTCGTTGTGGCGCAGGCCGATGCGCTGCGCGGCCTTCACGAACAGGTGCGACAGCGGGTTGGGGTCGCGCGGGCGGTCGACCCAGAGCTCGCCCTGGGTGCCGTGCAGCGCCAGGTCCTGGCCGAGGCGATTGCCTTCTGATTTGCGGAAGTACGGCAGCACTTCGCGCCAGCTCCAGCCCTCGCAGCCGAGCTCGGCCCAGCGGTCGTAGTCCGAGGCGTGGCCGCGGATGTAGATCATGCTGTTCATCGAGCTGGAACCGCCGAGGGCCTTGCCGCGTGGGCAGTGCAGCGCGCGGTCGTTCAGGCGCTTCTGCGGCGCGGAGAAGAAGTTCCAGCTGTATGTGCGGCTCTTGTACAGGGTGATGGTGCCGGCCGGGGTCTGGATGCGCGGGCTGGCGTCGCTGCCGCCGGCCTCCAGCAGGCAGACGCGCACCGAGGGGTCGGCGCTCAGGCGGTTGGCCAGCACGCAGCCGGAGGAACCGGCGCCGACGATGAGGTAGTCGTAGGCGTTGGGATCGTGGGGCATGAGGGTCTCCTTGTTGCCCGAGGGCCATTCGCTGGGCCCCCGCGTTCGGGGGGGAGACGATGCAGAGCACGTGCCGACATTCACCGGCTCTTCACGTCATCCCCGCGAACGCGAAAACCTAATCAGTGCGCCTCTTCCAGGTCGTCGTGCAGCAGCCCGAGAATCTCGCGCTTCATGTCGATGAACTGGCGGTCCATGACCATGTCCAGCGAGCGCGGGCGCTCGATCGGCACATCGAGGATGCGCTTGATGCGGCCTGGGCGGGCACCCATGACGTAGACGCGGTCGCCCAGCAGGATGGCCTCGTCGATGTCGTGGGTGACGAACACCACGGTCTTCTTGCTGTGGTCCCAGACGCGCAGCAGCAGCTTCTGCATCTGCATGCGGGTCTGGCTGTCGAGGGCGCCGAAGGGTTCGTCCATCAGCAGGATCTGCGGGTCGTTGGCCAGCGCGCGGGCGATGGCCACGCGCTGCATCATGCCGCCGGAGAGCTGCTTGGGATAATTGCCGGCGAAGTTCGCCAGGCCCACTTCGTTGAGGTAGTAGTCGACGATTTCCTTGCGCTCGGAGGCCGGCATGCCGCGGCGCTTGAGGCCGAACTCGATGTTCTCGCGCACGGTGAGCCAGGGGAACAGGGTGTAGCTCTGGAACACCATGCCGCGGTCCGGGCCCGGGCCCTCGACGCGCTTGCCGCCGACGTAGATGTCGCCGTCGGTGGGCTCGGAGAGTCCGGCGGTGAGGTACAGCAGGCTCGACTTGCCGCAGCCGGAGGGGCCGACGATGACCGCGAACTGCTGGTCCGGCACTTCGAAGGAAACCTTGTCCAGCGCGGCGAAGGTGCCGCCGTCCGGGGTGCGGTAGCGCAGGCTGACCTGCTCCACGCGCAGCCGGGGTTGCTGCGCGCCCTGTGCGGCGGGAGCCGCGTCGTTGCGATGCATAGCGGTTACTGCGCCCATGAGGCCACCTTCAGACGGATGATGCGGAACAGTTGGTCGGTGATCAGCCCGAGCAGGCCGATGATGGCGATGGCGAGGAAGATCACGTCCACCTGGAAGCCACGCATGGCCTTCAGGCTGATGTAGCCCAGGCCGCTGCTGGCGGCGACCAGCTCGGCCACCACCAGGTAGGTCCAGGCCCAGCCCATGGTGACGCGCAGGGTGTCGAGCACGCCGGGCAGCGAAGCCGGGCCGAGCACGTGCATGACCACGTCGCGGCGGTTGCAACCGAGGGTGTAGGAGGCGTTGACCAGGTCCTTGGAGACCCCGCGGGAGACGTCGGAGATCATCACCAGCTGCTGGAAGAAGGTGCCGAAGATGATCACCGCGACGCGCTGCTCGATGCCGATGCCGATCCACAGGATGAACAGCGGCACGAAGGAGGTCACCGGCAGGTAGCGGATGAAGTTCACCAGGGGTTCGAGGAACGCCTGGACGATGCGGAAGCTGCCCATCAGCAGGCCCAGCGGCACGGCGACCACCGAGGACACCAGGAAGCCGATCATCACCACTTCGACGCTGGCCAGCACATGGGTGCCGAGGGTGCCGTCGCCGGCCAGGCGGAATGCGGCCTCGACCACCGCGCCGGGGCTGGGCAGGAACATCGAGGGCACCAGGCCACCGTAGGAGAACAGGGCCCAGAGGCCGAGCACCAGGAGCCAGCAGACGGCGCTGGCGGACCACACCAGGCGCACCGGCAGCTCGACCTTGGGGGTCAGGCAGCGGCTGAGCCAGGATTGCGCGGGACGAGACATCGATTACCTCCATGCGGCCGGCCGGGGGCCTCCGCCAGGATCAGGGGTGGAAAAATCGGGTGGGAAGGCGGGCACGGAGCCCGCCGGGATCACTGGACGACGTAGCGGGTGTCGACCAGGTCGTCGTAGCTGACCTGGAAGGTCTTGCCCTGCAGCTGGGTCCAGGTGCTGTTGGCCAGTCCGATGATGTCCTTGATGTCGCCTGGCTTGCCGGGCGCACCGAGGAGCTTCTCGCTCATGGCCTCGTCGTAGAAGCGCACGCCCTTGGCGGCGTCGGCCAGGTCCTTCGGATCGGCCAGGTAGCCGCCGACGCCCTTGGCCATGATCGCGTAGGCCTCCTGCGGGTGCTCCTTGGTGTACTGCACGGCCTTGTACAGGCCCTTCACCAGCGCCTTGACGTCCTCGGGCTGCTTCTCGATGACGTCGCAGTTCAGCGCCACCACGTCGACGATCACGCCGGGGGTGCTGGTACTGTCGATCAGCACCTTGCCGGTCTGCTTCTGGCGCACCAGCGACAGGTGCGGCTCCCAGGTCACGGCGGCGGGCACGCGGCCGGCGATGAAGGCGGTGGCGGCATCGTCGGCGGTCATGTTCTGCACCTTGATGTCACTCATGCTCATGCCGGCGTTCTTCAGCAGGTAGGACAGCCAGAACTGCGACACCGAGCCTTCGTTGACCGCCACTTCCTTGCCCTTGAGCTGGGCCAGGCTGGTGACGTCCTTGCCCACCAGCACGCCGTCGCCGCCATGGCTGTCGTCCAGCGCGGCTACAGCCTTGAAGCAGAACTGCGGGCGGTACTTGAGGATTTCGTCGATGGTCGAGGCGGAACCTGAGAGCTTCCCTGAGGCCTGGGCGGCCATGTACATCGAGGCTTCCTCGATGGGAGTCAGCTGCAGGTCGAGACCCTGTTCCTTGAAGTAACCCAGGTCGCGGGCGAGGTACAGGGTGCCGTAGCCGACCCAGGTGGTGTGGCCGATGGACAGGGTGCCGGCCTGGGCGGCACCGGCGGCGCCGGCGAGCAACCCGGCGAGGGCGAGGGGACGAGCGAGACGCACGAGCAAGGACTTGTTCATGAAGCACTCCCACAGCCGATTTGGCTTGTTATTGGATAACTGCGGCAGTGGCCAGGTGGCCGAAGATCGACTCTCACCGAATCTGTGCGACGCGGAGCTCTGCGGCTCCTGCACCTGTTGGCAGGCGGCGGTTGGCAAGAGGTGACAGGCCGATGGTGGCCGAAGCGAGAGGCTCGGAAAATTATTATTTATGTGGTTGCGACATAAGAAAAAGCTGCCTTCAGCTGGCCGCCCGGTCAGGATGTAAACCGCGGCCGAGTACAGGGTCGGCCAGGCTCTATCGTTGATCGATGTGCCCTCTTTCGTCGAAACAGGTTTCCTGCCCTGGCGCTGCATCCCCTGCTGCGCGCCCCGACCGACGCGGCCTAAGCGGCCTGCCACGGCGGTAAGGCGGCGGCATCGGCGATGCCGGCGAGGGATGCGGATGGCGCTTCTTCCGCTAAATTTCGGACAGGCCGAAGTCGCCATGTATCAAGGCCTTTACGGTCTTGACCTGGATGGCATATTCCCGGATCAGAGTTTTGTTAAGATTTGCTGAACTTCGATCGTCCCTTCCAGTCCGACGCACTTCATTGAAGGATGCCCAGGACGTACCGAGAGTCCCATGCTGCAACGCTATTTCTGGAAGCTGCTGCCAAAGAGCCAGCGCGCCTTCCTGCTCAGCCGAATGCCGGCCGAGGAGCGCCCGCTGGTGAACAAGGCAATGTCGGCGAAGGCGCACTTCCCCGACTACTTCCGCCAGCAGAGGTGCCTGTTCATCCACGTACCCAAGTGCGCCGGCAGCAGCCTTTGCGCCGCCCTGTTCGGCAAGGGTCGCCCCGGCCACCTGCCGCTGTACTGGTACGAACAGCAGTTCCCCCGGGATTACGCCGAAAGCTTCAAGTTCAGCTTCGTCCGCGATCCGCTGGAGCGCGCCTATTCGGCCTACGCCTACCTGCGCGGCAACCAGCTGGCCAAGCGCGACCAGGCGGCCCACGAGCTGGTCAGCCGCTACCGCGACTTCGACGACTTCATCCAGCAGTGGCTGCATCCGGAAAACCTGCACAAGCAACTGCATTTCGTGCCGCAGACCGATTTCCTCTGCGACTCCCTCGGCCACCTGGCGATGGATTTCATCGGCCGCCAGGAGAGCCTCGATGCGGACTTCCGCGCGCTCTGCGAACGCCTGAACCTGGACGTGCAGCTGCCGCACCTGAACGCCTCGCGCGAGCGCAGCGAACAGCCCGCTCGCGACCTTTGCAGCACCCGTACGCGCCGCCTGGTGCGTCGCGCCTACCAGCGCGACTACCAGCTGCTCGGCTACGAATGACGAGCCTGCCCATGACCGACGCCCTGCACATCCACCCCCACGCCAGCAGCATCAGCCCGCAAGACCGCGCCCTGCAGAAAGGCCAGCAGCCCTGCTGCGTCTGGCTCACCGGGCTGTCCGGCTCGGGCAAGTCGACCCTGGCCAATGCCCTCGAAAAGGCCCTCCATGCGCAGGGCATCCACAGCTTCCTGATCGATGGCGACACCCTGCGCAGCGGACTGAACTGCGACCTCGACATGAGCGAGGCCGGGCGTCGCGAGAACATCCGCCGGCTGACCGAAGTGGCGCGGCTGATGCTCGACGCCGGGTTGGTGGTGATCGTCTCCGCCATCACGCCGTTCCGCGCTGACCGCGAAGCCGCGCGCCAGCGCCTGGGCAAGGATGCGTTGCTCAGCGTCTACGTCAGCACACCGCTGGAAGTTTGCGCCGAACGTGATCCGAAAGGCCTGTATCGTGCCGCTCGCGAAGGACGCATCCGCAACTTCACCGGCATCGACAGCCCCTACGAACCGCCGCTGGACGCCGACTGCGCGATCGACACCAGCCGCGTCGATACCGAACAGGCCACCGCCGCCCTGCTGGAGCAGGTCCTGCGCCGCTGCCGCGGCTGAGCCGCGCTTGCCCGCGGGTATCGCGGCTCGGCAAGATGCCGGCTCTATCCCTGCCGCGGAGTAGCCGTGTCCATCCTGTTCGAGGCCCTCTGGCCACTCTTCGCGCTCATCGTCGGCGGCTTCCTGTTGCGCCGTCGCGGCTTTCCCGGCGAAGCCTTCTGGCCGGCCGCAGAACGCCTGAACTACTTCATCCTGTTCCCTTCCCTGCTGTTCGCCAGCCTGGCCAAGGCGCCGCTGCACGATCCCGGCATCGGCCGGCTGGCGCTGGCGGTACTGCTCGGGCTGGGCGCGGCCTGGCTGCTGCTGTTGCTCTGGAGGCGCCTGCGCAGCTGGAGCGCGGCGCGCTTCGGCGCCCTGGCACAAGGAGTGCTGCGCTTCAACACTTACCTGGGCCTTGCGGCGATCGGCAGCCTGTACGGCAAGGATGGCCTGACCCTGGCCGCGCTCATGCTGGCGCTGCTGGTGCCGGCGGTGAACCTGATGTCGGTCTGGGCGCTGACCGCCGAGCGCGGCATCGGCCCGCGCGCTCTGTTGCTGCCGATACTGAAGAACCCGCTGATCCTCGCCTGCGCCGCCGGCGCGCTGGTCAACCTGGCCGGCATTTCGCTCGACGGTGGCGGTGCCCGGCTGTTCGATCTGCTGGCAGTAGCCAGCCTGCCGCTGGGCTTGCTCTGCGTAGGCGCTGCGCTGCAACCCAAGGAGCTGCGCGCGGAGCTGCCCGCCCTGCTCGGCTGCTGCGCCACACGCCTGCTGGCGATGCCGGCGCTGGCCTTCTGCATCACCCGGCTGCTCGGCCTGGCGCCATTGGAGAGTGCGGTGCTGGTGCTGTTCTTCGCCCTGCCGACCGCACCGACCTCCTATGTGCTGACCCGCGAGCTGGGCGGCGACAGTCACCTGATGGCCGGCGTCATCACCCTGCAGACCCTGCTGGCCGGCGCCAGCCTGCTGCTGGTGATGGGCCTGGTGCAGGCTGCGGGCTGAGGCCTCAGAGCGAAGGCACCGGCGCATTGGCCGGCCAATCGAGCACGCCCTTGTCGTTGAAGCGCACGGTGCCGAACAGCCCACCGGCGAGCTTGCCGCTGAGCTCGTAGGGCAAGCCCTTCAGCGGTTGCGCGTTGCCCAGCCCCCAGGCCTGGCGCACCAGGCGGAAGGCGGAAATGCTCACCGGCACGCTCAACACCTGTTCGCCGAAGCGCGGCACCTGGCCGCTCTGGTCGCTGACGCCACTGGCCAGCGGCCGCCCGTTGACGCTCAGGTCCAGCGCCACGCCGTGGTAATCGATGTTGCTGTCGTTGGGGTTCTGCACCCGCAACTTGACCGCGAAGCGCGCCTCCATGCCCTGCGCGGGCAAGGGCTCCAGGCCGACCAGGTCGACCCGCAGCGGATCGCTGCCACCGAACCAGCTGGCGCAGGCACTCAGGGTGAGCAGCAGGGCCAGGGTCAGCAGATGGCGTAGAACGGAGCGGATGGGCATGCGGTTTGGCCTTTCGGGGACGGAGGTCGGGAAAGTCTAGCTGGGTGTGCCTGCGCCACGGCGATCCTACAAATTCTCCACAGGCTCATCCCGTCGGGGCTTTACTCAGGGAAAGCATCACGGAAAGCACTGCCGGGCGAACCCTCGCGGGAATACGAGGGTCTACCATGACAGTCAGATGACAAAGAACGGCCATGCTGACCCTGCCGTCCACGGGCACCAAGGGACGTCGGGCGGCGCGCTGTACGAGGGGGGCCGCCATGCTGAAGCTGCTCGATCTGCTGTCCGCCGTTGCCCTGCTGGTGTGGGGCACCCACATAGTCCGCACCGGCATCCTGCGGGTGTACGGCGCCAACCTGCGGCGCATCCTCAGCCGCAGCGTGCAGAAGCGCCCGCTGGCCTTCGCGGCCGGCATCGGCGTCACCGCGCTGGTGCAGAGCAGCAATGCCACCGCCCTGCTGGTCACCTCCTTCGTCGCCAGCGGCCTGATGGCGCTGGCCCCGGCGCTGGCGATCATGCTCGGCGCCGACGTCGGTACGGCGCTGATGGCGCGGGTGTTGACCCTCGACCTGTCGTGGCTGTCGCCGCTGGCGATCTTCTTCGGCGTGGTCTTCTTCCTGACGCGCAAGCAGACGCCGCTAGGGCAACTCGGCCGGGTCTTCATCGGCCTCGGGCTGATCATCCTGGCGCTGCAGTTGATAGTCGCGGCGGCCGAGCCCATGACCCAGGCCAAAGGTGTCAAGGTGCTGTTTTCCAGCCTGACCGGCGACGTCATGCTCGACGCCATGACCGGTGCGCTCTTCGCCATGATTTCCTACTCCAGCCTGGCCGCCGTACTGCTCACCGCGACCCTGGCGACGTCCAAGGTGATCTCGCTGAAGGTCGCGCTGTGCCTGGTGGTCGGCGCCAACCTGGGTAGCGGCATCCTCGCCCTGATCGGCACTACCGCACAGAACGCCGCCGGGCGCCGCGTGGCGCTGGGCAGCTTGCTGTTCAAGGTCGCCGGCTGCGTGCTGGTGCTGCCGCTGATCGGCCCGTTGTCGCAGTGGGTCGACGGCTGGCCGTTCCGCACCCAGGAGCTGGTGATCGCGTTCCACGTGCTCTACAACTCGGTGCGCTGCCTCGCCTGCCTGCCGCTGACCAGCCACATGGCCGCCTTCTGCACGCGCCTGCTGCCGGACCGGCCGACCCCGGAAGATCGCGTGCGCCCCCGCCACCTCGACCCGGCGGCACTGGAAACGCCGAGCCTGGCGCTGGTCAACGCGGTGCGCGAGACCCTTCGCATGGGCGATATCGTCGAGCAGATGCTGAACAACCTGCTGGACGTGATCCGCACCGGCAACCCGCTGCTGGGCAAGGAGATCCGCAAGCTCGACGACGACGTCGACGCCCTCTACACGGCGATCAAGCTGTACCTGGCGCGCATGCCCCGCGAGGACCTGGTGGAGCGCGACAGCCGGCGCTGGGCGGAGATCATCGAACTGGCGATCAACCTCGAGCAGGCCGGCGACATCATCGAGCACATGCTCAGCGCCGTGCAGGACAAGAAGACCTCGCGCAGCCGCTCCTTCTCCGACAACGGCCTGGCCGAGATCACCGCGCTGCACAGCCAGCTGCAGGTCAACCTGCGCCTGAGCCTGTCGGTGTTCCTCAATGGCGACCAGGAAGGCGCGCGCCGCCTGCGCCGCGCCAAGCAGCGCTTCCGCCTGCAGGAACGGCGCTACGCGCACTCGCATGTCGAACGCCTGCGCCAGCAGGTCGTGCAGAGTATTGAAACCAGTTCACTGCACCTGGACCTGATTTCCGATATGAAACGCCTGAACTCGTTGTTCTGCGCCATCGCCTACGCCGTGCTGGACAACCCCGACACGCTCCCCGGCGAGCTCGAGGAAGCCCTGGAGGCACTGCAGGAGGACGACGTTCGAGGACTGGAGGAACAGCGCCTGCCGACATCCCCTTCGGATTCCAGCGCCATCGGATAAGTGCGCTCCGAAGCATGACGTCAAGACGCTGACACTTTTCATCCGGATCGGGCAGAATCAGCCGCCATGGACGACAGCAGCCCCCTCAGCCATTGCCAACCCTCGGTCAGCGCCGGCCTCACGCAGGCTGTACTGGTCGCCGCCGAACGCCTGGGCCTGCAGCGCAGCGAATTGCTCAGTGCTTCGGACGTGCAGGAACGCCAACTGGCCGACCCCGACGGACGCATCGCCTTCCGCAACCAGGAAGCCCTCTGGCACTACATCCAGACGCACCTGCAGCATCCCGAACCCGGCCTTGCCCTGGGCGGGAACCTGCCAGCGGCGTCATTCAGCGTCCTCAACTACCTGTTGCAGACCAGCGCCACCCTCGGCGAGGCGCTGGAGACCGCCCTGCGCTACCAGCGCCTGGGCGGTGAGGGTGGCGAAGTGCTGATGAGCGAGGCCGGCGACCTGGCCTGGATCAGCTACCTGCCGCTGAACCCGCTGGTACCGGCAACCCGCGCGCGGGTCCTGGCGCTGATGAGCTTCTGGGTCCTGCAATTGCGCGCCCTGCTGCCGGAATTCGAACTGGCCGGCTGCCACTTCATCCATGCCGAGCCGCCGACGCTGGACCACTACCGCGAGCGCTTCGCCTGTCCGCTGCATTTCGGCGGCAACGAATACTCCCTGTGCCTGCCGCGACGCCTGCTCGCCAAGCAGCTGCCGCAAGCCAACCCGCCCCTGCGCAACCTGCTGCGCCAGCACGCCGAGAGCCTGCTGGCCAAGCTGCCCAGCGCCAGCGTGCGGGCGCGGGTCACGGCGCTGCTCGGCAACCAGCTCAGCCGCGGCGAACCCGGTCGCGCGGCGCTGGCCCAGGAACTGGGGTTGAGCGAGCGCACCCTGCAGCGGCGCCTGGCGGAAGAAGGCAGCAGTTATCAACAGCTGCTCACTGACACTCGCCGCCAGCTCGCCGAGCGCTACCTGGAGGAAGGCCAGTTGCCGGCGACCG is a genomic window of Pseudomonas knackmussii B13 containing:
- a CDS encoding GMC family oxidoreductase; translated protein: MPHDPNAYDYLIVGAGSSGCVLANRLSADPSVRVCLLEAGGSDASPRIQTPAGTITLYKSRTYSWNFFSAPQKRLNDRALHCPRGKALGGSSSMNSMIYIRGHASDYDRWAELGCEGWSWREVLPYFRKSEGNRLGQDLALHGTQGELWVDRPRDPNPLSHLFVKAAQRIGLRHNDDFNGRELEGAGIYNVTQKDAKRLSSYRAFVAPLQRPNLTVLTDCQVHRLLLDGARVTGLELRSGERLLASREVLLSAGSLGSPQILLASGIGPRDELQAAGIEARHHLPGVGKNLQDHLDGLVTVRSPSPLSLGFSLGSLGQVLLSPFKYLLRRKGWLTTNYVEAGGFARTSLADGLADVQFHFVPGYRSHRGRLFEWGHGYAIHTCVLRPKSIGELRVKPGGDIEIDYNFLADEADGRVLVEGVKLARKILAQPEFDAIRGAEMLPGPQVQSDEQLLEHLRDHAATVFHPVGTCKMGHDPMAVVDPQLRVHGLKGLRVVDASIMPTLVSGNTNAPCIMIGEKAAAMILAERFAPVASAAVPA
- a CDS encoding ABC transporter ATP-binding protein — protein: MGAVTAMHRNDAAPAAQGAQQPRLRVEQVSLRYRTPDGGTFAALDKVSFEVPDQQFAVIVGPSGCGKSSLLYLTAGLSEPTDGDIYVGGKRVEGPGPDRGMVFQSYTLFPWLTVRENIEFGLKRRGMPASERKEIVDYYLNEVGLANFAGNYPKQLSGGMMQRVAIARALANDPQILLMDEPFGALDSQTRMQMQKLLLRVWDHSKKTVVFVTHDIDEAILLGDRVYVMGARPGRIKRILDVPIERPRSLDMVMDRQFIDMKREILGLLHDDLEEAH
- a CDS encoding ABC transporter permease; the protein is MSRPAQSWLSRCLTPKVELPVRLVWSASAVCWLLVLGLWALFSYGGLVPSMFLPSPGAVVEAAFRLAGDGTLGTHVLASVEVVMIGFLVSSVVAVPLGLLMGSFRIVQAFLEPLVNFIRYLPVTSFVPLFILWIGIGIEQRVAVIIFGTFFQQLVMISDVSRGVSKDLVNASYTLGCNRRDVVMHVLGPASLPGVLDTLRVTMGWAWTYLVVAELVAASSGLGYISLKAMRGFQVDVIFLAIAIIGLLGLITDQLFRIIRLKVASWAQ
- a CDS encoding ABC transporter substrate-binding protein, coding for MNKSLLVRLARPLALAGLLAGAAGAAQAGTLSIGHTTWVGYGTLYLARDLGYFKEQGLDLQLTPIEEASMYMAAQASGKLSGSASTIDEILKYRPQFCFKAVAALDDSHGGDGVLVGKDVTSLAQLKGKEVAVNEGSVSQFWLSYLLKNAGMSMSDIKVQNMTADDAATAFIAGRVPAAVTWEPHLSLVRQKQTGKVLIDSTSTPGVIVDVVALNCDVIEKQPEDVKALVKGLYKAVQYTKEHPQEAYAIMAKGVGGYLADPKDLADAAKGVRFYDEAMSEKLLGAPGKPGDIKDIIGLANSTWTQLQGKTFQVSYDDLVDTRYVVQ
- a CDS encoding sulfotransferase family 2 domain-containing protein translates to MLQRYFWKLLPKSQRAFLLSRMPAEERPLVNKAMSAKAHFPDYFRQQRCLFIHVPKCAGSSLCAALFGKGRPGHLPLYWYEQQFPRDYAESFKFSFVRDPLERAYSAYAYLRGNQLAKRDQAAHELVSRYRDFDDFIQQWLHPENLHKQLHFVPQTDFLCDSLGHLAMDFIGRQESLDADFRALCERLNLDVQLPHLNASRERSEQPARDLCSTRTRRLVRRAYQRDYQLLGYE
- the cysC gene encoding adenylyl-sulfate kinase translates to MTDALHIHPHASSISPQDRALQKGQQPCCVWLTGLSGSGKSTLANALEKALHAQGIHSFLIDGDTLRSGLNCDLDMSEAGRRENIRRLTEVARLMLDAGLVVIVSAITPFRADREAARQRLGKDALLSVYVSTPLEVCAERDPKGLYRAAREGRIRNFTGIDSPYEPPLDADCAIDTSRVDTEQATAALLEQVLRRCRG
- a CDS encoding AEC family transporter, with product MSILFEALWPLFALIVGGFLLRRRGFPGEAFWPAAERLNYFILFPSLLFASLAKAPLHDPGIGRLALAVLLGLGAAWLLLLLWRRLRSWSAARFGALAQGVLRFNTYLGLAAIGSLYGKDGLTLAALMLALLVPAVNLMSVWALTAERGIGPRALLLPILKNPLILACAAGALVNLAGISLDGGGARLFDLLAVASLPLGLLCVGAALQPKELRAELPALLGCCATRLLAMPALAFCITRLLGLAPLESAVLVLFFALPTAPTSYVLTRELGGDSHLMAGVITLQTLLAGASLLLVMGLVQAAG
- a CDS encoding LEA type 2 family protein codes for the protein MPIRSVLRHLLTLALLLTLSACASWFGGSDPLRVDLVGLEPLPAQGMEARFAVKLRVQNPNDSNIDYHGVALDLSVNGRPLASGVSDQSGQVPRFGEQVLSVPVSISAFRLVRQAWGLGNAQPLKGLPYELSGKLAGGLFGTVRFNDKGVLDWPANAPVPSL
- a CDS encoding Na/Pi cotransporter family protein → MLKLLDLLSAVALLVWGTHIVRTGILRVYGANLRRILSRSVQKRPLAFAAGIGVTALVQSSNATALLVTSFVASGLMALAPALAIMLGADVGTALMARVLTLDLSWLSPLAIFFGVVFFLTRKQTPLGQLGRVFIGLGLIILALQLIVAAAEPMTQAKGVKVLFSSLTGDVMLDAMTGALFAMISYSSLAAVLLTATLATSKVISLKVALCLVVGANLGSGILALIGTTAQNAAGRRVALGSLLFKVAGCVLVLPLIGPLSQWVDGWPFRTQELVIAFHVLYNSVRCLACLPLTSHMAAFCTRLLPDRPTPEDRVRPRHLDPAALETPSLALVNAVRETLRMGDIVEQMLNNLLDVIRTGNPLLGKEIRKLDDDVDALYTAIKLYLARMPREDLVERDSRRWAEIIELAINLEQAGDIIEHMLSAVQDKKTSRSRSFSDNGLAEITALHSQLQVNLRLSLSVFLNGDQEGARRLRRAKQRFRLQERRYAHSHVERLRQQVVQSIETSSLHLDLISDMKRLNSLFCAIAYAVLDNPDTLPGELEEALEALQEDDVRGLEEQRLPTSPSDSSAIG
- a CDS encoding AraC family transcriptional regulator — protein: MDDSSPLSHCQPSVSAGLTQAVLVAAERLGLQRSELLSASDVQERQLADPDGRIAFRNQEALWHYIQTHLQHPEPGLALGGNLPAASFSVLNYLLQTSATLGEALETALRYQRLGGEGGEVLMSEAGDLAWISYLPLNPLVPATRARVLALMSFWVLQLRALLPEFELAGCHFIHAEPPTLDHYRERFACPLHFGGNEYSLCLPRRLLAKQLPQANPPLRNLLRQHAESLLAKLPSASVRARVTALLGNQLSRGEPGRAALAQELGLSERTLQRRLAEEGSSYQQLLTDTRRQLAERYLEEGQLPATDIALLLGYSEPSVFFRAFRHWTGKTPGEYRQSAAKITPASN